A genome region from Methanococcoides burtonii DSM 6242 includes the following:
- the mtbC gene encoding dimethylamine corrinoid protein MtbC, producing the protein MVFKGGFKTTNEELFKTLSDAVVSCKKDEVIAAVEKAKGKAPAVELIDNGLAAGMNEVGVLFERGKLFLPHVMMAADAMSAGVEMLQDELASGEGASTKLGVIVNGTVEGDVHDIGKAIVSTMLQAAGFEVHDIGRDVPVQNFIDKIKETNADMVGLSALMTTTLQGQKEVIELLKENGLRDKVKVMVGGAPATDAWAKKCGADCYAENASEAVAKAKELLL; encoded by the coding sequence ATTGTTTTCAAAGGAGGTTTTAAAACGACAAACGAAGAATTATTTAAAACACTATCCGATGCGGTAGTAAGTTGCAAGAAAGATGAAGTAATCGCTGCAGTAGAGAAGGCAAAAGGTAAGGCTCCAGCAGTAGAACTTATCGACAATGGTCTCGCAGCAGGCATGAACGAAGTTGGTGTACTCTTCGAGAGAGGAAAGCTTTTCCTTCCACACGTCATGATGGCAGCAGACGCAATGTCCGCTGGTGTTGAAATGCTCCAGGACGAGCTTGCATCAGGCGAAGGCGCATCCACTAAGCTCGGTGTTATCGTAAACGGTACCGTCGAGGGTGACGTTCACGACATTGGTAAGGCAATCGTATCAACAATGCTTCAGGCAGCAGGCTTTGAAGTCCACGACATTGGCAGGGATGTTCCTGTACAGAACTTCATTGACAAGATAAAGGAAACCAACGCTGACATGGTCGGTCTTTCCGCACTTATGACAACAACCCTTCAGGGCCAGAAAGAAGTCATTGAGCTTCTCAAAGAGAACGGACTCAGGGACAAGGTAAAGGTCATGGTCGGTGGCGCACCAGCAACTGATGCATGGGCAAAGAAATGTGGTGCAGACTGCTATGCAGAAAATGCAAGCGAAGCTGTCGCAAAAGCAAAAGAATTACTTCTCTGA
- a CDS encoding corrinoid protein, whose protein sequence is MVTQDEINAKAKAAVMEFDDELVEEICEEALEAKVDIVSLIQDGLTAGMNEVGDQFEQGTLFLPHVIAASEAMSAGVAILTPALEAQGGSVKSKGTIVIGTIEGDIHSIGKDIVATMLKIAGFKIVDLGRDVAIGAYVDAVKEHKPMIVGSSALMTTTMILQMNIEEQLKEAGIRDSVMTMVGGAPVTQDWADKIGSDIYAENATDAVVKCNAAAE, encoded by the coding sequence ATGGTTACACAGGATGAAATTAACGCGAAAGCAAAAGCTGCAGTCATGGAATTTGATGATGAGCTTGTTGAAGAGATTTGTGAAGAAGCACTCGAAGCAAAGGTCGATATTGTTTCCCTTATCCAGGACGGTCTTACTGCAGGTATGAACGAAGTGGGCGACCAGTTCGAACAGGGTACACTCTTCCTTCCTCACGTCATTGCAGCATCTGAAGCAATGAGCGCTGGTGTTGCAATACTCACCCCTGCTCTTGAAGCACAGGGTGGATCTGTAAAATCAAAGGGAACGATCGTTATCGGTACCATCGAGGGTGACATCCACTCCATTGGTAAGGACATTGTCGCAACAATGCTCAAGATTGCTGGATTCAAGATAGTTGACCTCGGCAGGGACGTTGCAATCGGAGCATACGTAGATGCAGTGAAGGAACACAAGCCAATGATTGTTGGTTCTTCCGCACTCATGACCACAACAATGATCCTTCAGATGAACATCGAAGAACAGCTTAAGGAAGCTGGAATTCGTGACTCTGTCATGACCATGGTCGGTGGCGCACCTGTCACACAGGACTGGGCAGACAAGATCGGCTCAGACATCTATGCTGAGAATGCAACTGACGCAGTCGTCAAATGTAACGCAGCAGCTGAGTAA
- a CDS encoding DMT family transporter, with translation MDIRELKKLENKRKMNKGYMWALFCAILWGIWYVPGTIIWAVPPFDAMWVDIDATHGGSMATIVVALLIAAFNALTVIVALLIWNAYLGKFGEMKRTLKEFHPCSKWFFLASIFGGPIAILGSFIAIGFIGAGFAAVAALMYPVIGSVLARQWYGEQISKRAWMGILVIIVGGLTIFVGGAITEITSGSISYLGYLGGLMAALGWGIEGAIAGKGLDIAEPDVGITIRFLGESLLYWVILIPIAAIAGYPILEYALQAFNPLSILVLGFAGITFGYCYVSWYKSFPLIGVGRGQGIGNLYGLCAVIFMYLFMAQVPAWTVLVGGALCVLGSFVMISEDTGDMESLRGE, from the coding sequence TTGGATATTCGAGAACTGAAGAAATTGGAAAATAAGCGTAAAATGAACAAAGGTTATATGTGGGCCTTGTTCTGTGCAATCTTATGGGGTATATGGTATGTTCCTGGTACAATTATCTGGGCAGTACCTCCATTTGATGCAATGTGGGTAGACATTGATGCAACACATGGTGGTTCAATGGCAACCATTGTTGTCGCTCTTTTGATAGCTGCATTCAATGCATTAACTGTTATTGTTGCACTTCTTATATGGAATGCATATCTTGGTAAGTTCGGTGAGATGAAGAGAACATTGAAGGAATTCCATCCATGTAGTAAATGGTTCTTCCTTGCATCTATATTTGGTGGGCCAATCGCAATTCTTGGTTCATTCATAGCTATTGGATTTATTGGAGCAGGATTCGCAGCAGTTGCTGCTTTGATGTACCCTGTGATTGGTTCTGTACTTGCAAGACAATGGTATGGTGAACAGATCTCCAAGAGGGCCTGGATGGGTATTCTTGTCATCATTGTCGGTGGTCTAACCATCTTCGTTGGTGGAGCAATTACTGAGATCACTTCTGGTAGCATCAGCTACCTTGGTTACCTTGGTGGACTGATGGCAGCACTAGGGTGGGGTATTGAAGGCGCAATCGCTGGTAAAGGTCTTGACATCGCAGAACCTGATGTAGGAATTACAATCAGATTCCTTGGTGAGAGCCTCCTGTACTGGGTAATCCTTATACCTATTGCAGCAATTGCTGGTTATCCAATCCTTGAGTATGCACTTCAGGCATTCAACCCACTATCAATTCTGGTACTTGGATTTGCAGGTATCACATTTGGTTACTGCTACGTCTCCTGGTACAAGTCTTTCCCACTTATCGGTGTTGGAAGGGGTCAGGGTATCGGGAATCTTTATGGTCTTTGCGCTGTTATCTTCATGTACCTATTCATGGCACAGGTGCCAGCATGGACAGTACTTGTCGGTGGTGCACTTTGTGTCCTTGGTAGCTTTGTAATGATTTCTGAAGATACAGGTGACATGGAATCTCTGAGAGGTGAGTAA